The DNA segment AGAGGCTTCTACGTTAGGgcaaatttcaaaacatgactTAGTTCCGATCAAACTCGTTCCACGCCTATTAAGGTCAAAGTGTTacgtgaaaaagtatatatattacacGGATACAGACGTTCGTGATATAAAAGTGTTGGTTCGATTTCGAAATTcgtataaataaattaaaaggcAGTATTGATATTCTGAGCTCATCTGGCCCCTATTTCTATCACATGGCGTATGTCGTCTATCATCATTCGTTAACTGTTACAAAATCTGAATCTGAAAACCGTTTCTCAATTTTGTCCATTACCTTGAAAACTATAAGATCTAACGAtacttaatattattttaagtcGCTCTGGCCAAAATCGTCAGTCAAGTCGTTAAAAGAATTTTTGTCCTTTATAATGAATTTCACACattcaaataagcatttttacaaaaactatataaaagatCTATAAAAGAGATAAACTGCAAACACAAATGTTCTGCAATAAAGAGACTTTCAATCTTGAACTGtattcggggccttttataactgactatgcgttATGGGTTTTGATCATTTTTAAAGATCGTACGgcgacctttagttgttaatttctgtgtcatttggtctcttgtggaaagttgtctcaccATCACAatctgacaatcataccacatcttcttttttatatctagtaGATGTTTCGTTGTAAATTGCCATTATTTAAGATGCATATGGACTCCAGTGAGCGTATACGTAACAGGCTCTTTCACAAATCTAGTTAAGATCATGGACGATTATCACATGCATGATATCTCAAGACAAAAGttggaaaactaaagacttaatTATTGTTTATACTTCAGCTTATGAACACATCGAAGTGGTAAAGTATCTCGTACTcagataatttgaaaaaaataccaattggATTTGCCATTATAACGTGTATTGTCTTACTGGGGTAGCTTTTAATAGGGTAATCGTGTGTAATTCCATGCTCTCTAAGAAACGCAGTCAAGCATTCCACTTTTATCCGGTAAAAACAATTAGCGCTGATGGCAAGTGCACAATAAAAGctgataaattattaaaatttcattgttacAGTTCTTGTATACTTATGTACATACTATCACTTCATGGTATAATGACTCAAGTTGAAAATTTCCCCACGAAGCGTTTCGACCAGATTATTATCATTCATCTCAATCCAACACGCCATgttacaatactttttttttattgaattttgagttGTTAGTTGATGAAGTTGGAACTGTTAATTTATTAACGATGGTGTAAGTGGAATGCTGGTCATTTCACTAAGAAGAATATTATTGTGTTGATGTACCACGAACAAACAGTGAGTCTTTctgttgtattttgtaaatgatgtattaatttttttagcaGTAATAGATAAAACTTGTTAATTTTAATTCGTTATTAAGTATGTTTGTTCATAAACTGCTAATCTAAAATTTGCAtcatttaaacttaattttgaaaagcaGTTGCTATGGAGACAAAAGTAAcataattattcatttgataGGATAAACATACAACAACAAAAGTTAAGTAACAGGACGGGTAGTAGGATGTTCATCCCGAATGCAGAAAACGTGCTTAATAATTTCTAACGAGCTTCTAATAGTTAAACCTTGTATAAGACACAGCTTCGAGAATTGGGTAATTAATCAACATGAGctaataacatttatttttgtgtgacCATTTAAAATGGTGGTagcagatatttaaaaaaaaaatcacataaattttatttaggtaaaataagttttttacaattaaatttgAAAGACCAGAATGATGATCCTATCATGCatgaaaaatgtatttctttccCAAAAGTATGCTTTAACATGATTGTGGTGACTTGTACAATTGGAACGGTTCAAGGTAGGCATGTGTGTCGTTGCTTTTCTCACCATTTTTCTAGACTCGCAAGTTCTAACCACTCGTTTATTCTGTGGATACATTTAtaacgcgtctggcgtataaaattgtaatcctggtacttttgataactattataaggttttcaaatttttcatacttttttttttaaacaaaagtataaacatgttttactttCACATCtgtgtttacttattttaaaaacactgaATCACAAAATTCGAAATCCGGGATTAGATAATCAACCGCATGAATCCTGTGTGTTTTTGGTTTCAATTTAAATCAAGATTACATGTTATTTTAAGGGGGAAACACTTTCTCATGCTTTTtcacttaattatttttaatgttgataTTCTGGAAGACCGCAGATGGTACAGCTTGGTATATTTACACggtattttactttaatttttcaatatttatgcaTTTTAATGGCTACACAATGTTAAGTTAGTGCAAGTTTATTAAATACgaatttgtattcaaaattaGTCTGACGATAAAAGAATGTTACTGAAATTATACAACAGACAACAAAGTGTTTTCCCAACCTTGAAAAATAAAGTTTCAcaataaaagtataataaaagaatctcaatattttaattattaaacaaaCCAGGATAATCCTATGTAATACTATTGTAACACACATTCATTAAACATTCACATTTTACTaagcaatttaaaataaatctatttaaaaCGTCTCAATCGGTAGGATATAATAAAGTCTTCATTTATCTAATTCTGATGTATGATTCCATACGCAGACATTTAATAACACGTGGTGTTTCATGTCCATttggtaatacatgtatcagTAACGTAAAAAACAAATCTAAGATAAATTGTGCTTCAGAATTTCGTGTTTGGTTAAAGAGACTCACTTCATAGTATAAATGTTATACTAATACCAATGAATTTTGCGTGTGTTTGTAttttgcttgtcatgttttgctGCATAGCGCACTGTccataataaatgtttttatttgcctttttcatACTCATAATTTTTTCCAAGGTATCAAACGGATATTTGAAAGGATAATATTCctatttcttacattttttagtCTTCAATTGGATACATAAGTCCTAACGAATCGACTGTAATCAATTTACCATATGAAAGAATACTCGCAATTGACTAAAGCAAGCTAAAGTATACATTATCtgctaaaacaaaatcatactTTTACAGTTGTTTGATATCGGAGACTTGACATAACTGTATATTCCATGCACAACGTCAGCAGCACAGTGGCCGTGGTCTTATTGAGATCCTTCTTATGgtgcatttttttgtaatgaaaatattgcgaacatggaaaatgaaaaGTCATTGTGAACACGCACATTCAAACTTACTTAGAATCATACACCCCATACAAAGAAGCTGCTGACAAACCATCTCTGACAAGGGCAGGAACATTgacaaaaggaaataaaatgaataaaattaaatgttattataaaaattcaagatgatataaaactttttggtaatgtctattataatatttgtaGCTTCGaaggtttgaaaaatgttgtatattatatatcatttttaatacatgtacaaaatcgAAGAAATTACACCGAACTCCTATACATGTAGCACAATGaaactgaaaatataactcaatttttttgtttaaagtgACGTTTCTTTTTGTATGAGAACCAGGATAAGCGTTAGTAAAGGTTTGTGTCGTTTGCAAGAAATTACGAATTATTCTTCGTTTTTCAAAATGCCTAATCTTGTTATTActtttccatttaatttgtGAAAGAACCtgcacaatttattttaatctaCTTTGTCATTTTAAGCACCCTGCTTAATTACATGGATTTATTTCAATACTGTTGAAATTACATAATTCTGCAGGGGTGGTCATATTGCTGTTATTAACTGTAGAGaacaaattgatatttatttgttcAAACAATACCCGACTGCTTGTATGGTTACATGTAAGATCTCAATCAAAACTGAACAGGCAAATTCTTTTATCTTAATACTAAACTTAATACTAAAGCTTTTTTTATTGTTGGATATTTTTCATCCATTACAATGTCGGtggaaataaatgtttatatgacagttattgtattttgtttcacAACTACTTAAAGTCACTTCAGTAGGTATATTATACTTTTATCTGCCCACTTTCCCTGCATAAaactctgaaaaaaatataggtgtGCACTTAAAATGTAACAACGCGAAGTtcatatgatataaacattCAAAAATTTGGAATACTGAGTAGGATATTTACTTATGTATAGGAAATGCATGCAGATAACTATCAAACACTAGTACAGATGATAAACACAGGGCTCTTCTTTGTCGCTCGTCTGAATCTTTCGCACCTTCAATGGTCACTCTCGAGTATGTACTTATTTTCCTTCACAACTAAAATctctttttgttaattttgaatttgCTCATCATTTTTTTCCTGTAAAACTTAGATCATTTCTGGCTACTATTATTTTTGAAGGCCTTCGACTTCTATTTAAATAggttcaattttattgtttttgtcattaGGTTGCTTTCTGATTGACCTATTGTCAGATGTTTTTGtctaattttatacatttgtttagtaTAATTTGAGtaatttaatatacatatatgtactaGTGTGAAGAACTTTTAACTTTCTCTcccatattttgattgaaagCCAAAAAGTAATGCATTTCAAAGGAAACCATGTGTACTCTTTTTCTAGAGTAGGTCAATGAGTTCAACCCTAACtagtcttttttaatttctggaATAGGTCAACGAGTCTATTATTCAATCCTATCCTGTCATTTTCTAGCTTTATCTAGATTTACTTAATCCTTAAACACATTCATAGGTCTATTTAAAATAGTAAGTATCTTAAGAAAATCCTAAGAGTAAAAGCTTTGCTACAACAAACTAGGGCCGTAGACAAGTTGTAACGATGCCAAAATCAGACAATTACAGATTAGTTTATCCTTGTTTCACACAATTATTACATGTCAATGTCACACAATTGAAATACGTTACGTTCAATATTCCTTGGTCGTTTTGTTCCTAAATATATCAGTAACTAACCTAAGGTTGTTAAATTTGAGATGTGTTCTTTACAGAAAGAGAAAATGCTTCTTATGAGCTGTAACTTATCACAAAGACAGGCGTACCAAATTACAAACTTGGTATAGCATAAATCGAGAAACTATTTCAGTTCGTTTTCAGAATTAGCTTTgtcttaatttgaaaaaaaaatgttttgtttataccTTTCACGCATACGTAATAAATAGGAGATTAATTTTACCAGTATCaatctttaaattaaaatgtcttCTCAATTTAAGGATAATATTTTAATGAACTGATTTGGTGGCTACTTCAGTTCTATGAGTTAAATGGCAGCATTTATATACTAGATTCAATAAATTACACTTGTTAATCCACAGGTTTCTGTTTTTACATAACAATCGTCttaaaatattaagtttatACTTTAAATACCTGATAAAATGTTAATATGCGATGACAAATTATATTCGAGGTGGCCTGTTATaagtaaatatattaaaattttcaagcaaacaaattgaaatagtTGATTTCATAACCTTACACGGCTCACCTGAACGTTAGTGGATTATAATATTTAGGTTATTCTCATAATAAGGTAAGAAGTATATTCCTTTCTTTTAGTCAAATATAAACaagactttttaattttttgttattatggtTAGTTGGTATCATTTACGGCAAGTTATGTTTGAAAACCCAACGAACAGATTGTGATGCGAAAAGTTTCTGcttgatattttgaatgaaaCATAAAAGTTCTTATGAATATCAAGATAATGATGAAGAAATATAATAGATTGCCTCTACCaagttaattaaataaaatcgcGAACGTCATAACATTGAAACGgagttcatttttgttttatatcaaatacacACGCTAATGCATGGGATGAAAGTTCTTTACTGAATGGATTCAGTGAACAAAGGAGGGTATTTTTACAACAGTGGTGGTCAAAACCTAGGTCCAGTTTTATAACATACAATGAACGAAGTTTGAACTATGAatgtgattttgtaaaattatctcTCGAtggtaatttaaattttattatcaaagaaTCAGTAAAGAGTaaacgaacaaacaaattaacaaaatcacTTATGGAAAACTGTATAACCCTGTAAATTACTGTGAAGGCGTGTGTTTGACTGATATTGACCCTTTCTATTAAGAATTTATTGGAATATTGTCAGGTAAGTTTTGTTTGCCATTTTAACAATCGCATTTCCAAACCATTAATTTGATTTCATCTTTAAAAAATCGGAAGTATTTCATTACTACCACTACTAAGTCTAGACCCGTTTAAAAGTACTTCACGAGATAATTGTTTATTCAGATCAAATATACTTAACTTTCTAACcctgttttgttgaaaaatagaaaacagtTTAACAATGTTAATGATCACGAACgtcaatttattttatcaatattgtttatgtaaaaaatattgaatttaatttcATCTGGCCTAATAAAGATCGATTCAAATTTAACTCAATATACCAAATGGCAGACGTAAAGCTGTAAAAATTTCATGCTCTTATAGAACCATTCCAAATTCAACTATAAATcagtgtatgttttttttaatgcttatttgttttctgcGAAAAAGGGCAAATAATTTTCTCTCCTTGATCCAAAACaacgttttttttcaaatttccacTCAGACCCAAACCGTACGGTGCTTTGATGAAAATATAATCAGCTGCatagataattatataaaagCAGAACGAAGAAgtagaatataataaaaagaggCATGACAAAAAAATGCTACTAGAAATGCAAATTTTGGAATGAAAGCATTTAGATCTCGTCCTGTAATAgtgatgaatttattttcaattcgtCTATCACAAAATTGTATCTGAATGCAGGCTTCAAGCATACAATCACTATACGACTGTCATTGTTATTTGTCATGAGTTTTGTATGATATTGGAGGTTCAATGTGGCAATTTTGGCTAGTTTTCAAAGGACTCATTAATTGAAATGGCAATAAGATACCAAGAAGCACATAGTAATCATTTGATTAGCTACATATACGTTTTGTTATTTcctaaataaacatttttgtaattgttttccTGTTTATTAGAACTAAAATTGTAACCGAATCTGAACATTTttagtgcaaaaaaaaagttacgacTTTAAAAAACAAAGCTAGTTGTGGTATGTGTTGTATTGTTGTGTCATTGCATATCTATCAATGATGTCTCTCTCAAATCTCCATTTCTTTCTGCATTCaaattttctttcttatgtgGATGTAATGTCAACAACAAAGatacagcaaccaaacaatggTTTAGATTTGTgattcggggccttttatagctgactatgcgatatgggctttgttaTAAGAGACCACGAAATGactaatttgaaacaaaaacgaaaaaactaaTGACCTGCTAGTAGGCCTTCGTTagtttatgtttcattgttatttgGTTAGTTTCTATTATTACATATCCTGACATCGTATTCGGACTCGGagtcttttaaactgagtttaacCGTGCGTATtactttgtttttcttcatttgctggaggtatagggggagggtttaaAACCTGTTAAACCCCGCCGCTCTTTTGCGACTGTCCCAACCAAGTCTAGattctctggcctttgttattcttgaatgattttaattttacttttatacatttcggagtttagtatggcattCACTTTCACagaactagtacatatttttatttatgggTCAGCTGTAGCaagcctctgggtgcgggattttctcaaCGTATTAAAGacacattggtggccttcggctgttttctgctctttggtcggtaCAACAACAAATGCCAACCTGagtcctgactaaggacaggcacatatagcGGGTAGAAGAGGTTTGAACcctccctaacctgggacagtgatgCCATAATACAACaattaaaaatctataaaaaatctGTTGAAAAGAGCTAGTTCTTTTGTCATTAAACGAATGCCTTTAGTTTTTCTCCAATTAAAAAAGTAGGAACATACTGAACAGTTGTTAGTATTCTAGTAAGTATACATTGAGGTCAGTGGAGACGAACCAAATCGTTTTTAAATAAGGGTGTAaacacatacatttaaaatgtcTTCAAATGGCATtaagtatatcaaataaattttacaattaaacacACAGATATTAAACCCATGAACGTATAACATAATGTAAAGTGTGAACATTTATAGCTgatcaaatatttatgttttttttctgttattgacCCACGATATCCATTATAATGTCCAAGGCATTAATTCGGGACCAATGGATATTAACAATCCTAATTCTATTAAATCTGGACAATCCTACCATAGAGAAATCCGATTTATGTCAAAGAAGTTTAAATCTAGAAAAGAATTATTAAACCTACATATTGTTGATACTATATCTTATATAGATTTTAGAACTAAATATTGAGAAATACCGAAGGTAGGTAGAATAGTAGTTAACTAATTCAAACATTGcaatttttactttatattttttggtcaaattgtgtttttgtttcatcTCTTAATAGTTTTGAATAACAATTCTAATGAACAATTGCATGATGatgaaataactttttaaacacataatatatattcaaaataaattgtatttgtgtatgtcatttaaaaaaatcatttcacgGTTACTTTTAAACACACTTATGCTAGATTTATTTACTGATGTCCGTACGAAttcttactttttaaaattttgataatagtCATTAAcatttctattataaattttcCATAAATCATTATTGTACATAAAATGACACTAAATGAGGAGTAATTTACTAttaatgatgtatttaaaaatcGTTTATCACAAATTTTGACATGTtcgtttgattttatttttatgaaaattgtatggACGTaatattcaaagaaaatgtCTCGATCTAATTAAAACCTAGCATCGTTCCCGTTTTTGATATGTCGGGATATATATCATAGATACTTTATTCTCTAAAAACTAGATACAAGTTCACAgagaaacatacaatataaatacagacACAATAGTTAAGGTAAACGAATACAGTAATTATGATGACATACATGTTAAGTAACATGTAGAAttaatgatatacaaatgtacaagaAAACGCGATCAATGCGAGATCGGGTTTTGAATAATATTGAAAAGGGCTGGACACCTACAAATATGTAACTGTCTCTCTATTCAAAATCAAGTTGCATACCATTTAAGTAAGATACTGACTAACAGGTGGACTGACCTCAGGGAGTGAATGTTAACCGTCTGTATAGGCCCTTCATGTTTATGTACTTTAGTATCAATCTATTGTCCACTTGGACCTGATATTTACTTCCTTCTTCTCAGAACATTGTACCGACACATGggaatatattataatatacacGTATTAAGGTTTGTCTGAAAGGGATTATCCCTCGCGAAGaagtcatttatttttaattcatcttCTTTCCAGCGTAGCAATCAGAtctgtaaattatttattattttccatTTCAGGAGTTGAGAGAATGGTTTTGTGAATGAAATGTTAGTTTGAATAGAACATTTAGTTTGTGTTTGCAAAAATGTCGTCTCTTCCTAAgcaagaaaaaaacagttttcCGCCCATTTCGAACCGACAGAAATTGAGCACCTCTAGTAATGAACATGAATTAGAAAAGAGTACAGACTCGTACCGTAAACCAGATAGTGGTCGAGATAATGAGGATACATGTGCAAGTCCGGTGTTCAAACTTCCAACAATCGAGCGTACTAAATCAAGGAGTATTTCGAGTATATCAAGTCCTACAAGTACACTTGGATCTCGTCAGTTCTCAAGGGATAGCAAACCGAGCCGACGCTCAATTTGTAGATCTCCGAGCTGTCCATCAAATATAAGATTAGCTAGATCAGATTCTATAAATAAGGATAGAACGGATTCGTTTATAGAAAATAGAGTCTATAATCATTTTCCCCTACGGGAAAACGAAGACGACAATGTTAAATTACCAAGTATTTTTAGAAACGCTTCTAGTTTACCAATATCTCCAAGAAATTCGAGTTTATCGAATAAATGGAAACCGGACAAAGAAAATGGTTACGTTTATAGTTTACGGAGAACAGAATCGTTTCAGGACAGTACTAAAGAAACAATAAACCACGAACAACAACAAACTCACGCTTTATTGTTGCCAATGCGAAACGTAGACAATGTTTCAagagcaaaaaataaaaagaagaaaaaatttcaaaaatcccaTTCCGAGAGTTATGAAAATACAATGCCTGAAAAGGAGAGTAGTTTAGGACGATGGAGTGGGTTTGAAAAtgaccaaaataaaataaatggttCTAAAGAGTGCTTGATTGAAGGTACTGTAACCGACCGATCAGTTGAAATGGTAAGCgctagaaaaatgaaaaaatggaTGAAACAACATCCATCAAAGGAAGGCCAAGTTAAAGCTTAAATCAAGGTCATGTTAAAGCTTAAATCGTGCTCATTGTACATATGTTACAAGCAACGCATAATTCGGGATGTGTGCAAATAAGATTTTACTGTGATATCCTTCGTGATTATAGTTAATCAGTTATGattgcatttaaatgaaattaattttgttgatgACTATTACGATGTAAAACTGTTAATAACACTGCTATTCGGAATGCCTCTTTGTTGCCGAAAATATTTGGTGCAGACTGTGTCTTGTTTGACAATTGGAATCACTGCAGTGTCCGATGTTGTCCTTGTGCACAGTATTAATTATAccatttgatgtttttgtatataatttatagTGCAAATATATGCACGGAGTAAAACTCcgttaatttaaattattttgatttctataattttttcAGTGTATAACACCGGGCATTTTGACTAAAAGCAGACCCAAGAGTAAAACAATTGTTACAATCATATGGGACTACAAGTATTTGATGATTGGTAGTTAAAGGTTAAGAAATGTAATACCGTTGTATAACACGCTAAAAATCGTTTAAATGCTCAGATCTGGC comes from the Mytilus trossulus isolate FHL-02 chromosome 3, PNRI_Mtr1.1.1.hap1, whole genome shotgun sequence genome and includes:
- the LOC134711961 gene encoding uncharacterized protein LOC134711961, with protein sequence MSSLPKQEKNSFPPISNRQKLSTSSNEHELEKSTDSYRKPDSGRDNEDTCASPVFKLPTIERTKSRSISSISSPTSTLGSRQFSRDSKPSRRSICRSPSCPSNIRLARSDSINKDRTDSFIENRVYNHFPLRENEDDNVKLPSIFRNASSLPISPRNSSLSNKWKPDKENGYVYSLRRTESFQDSTKETINHEQQQTHALLLPMRNVDNVSRAKNKKKKKFQKSHSESYENTMPEKESSLGRWSGFENDQNKINGSKECLIEGTVTDRSVEMVSARKMKKWMKQHPSKEGQVKA